The Neisseria sicca genome includes a window with the following:
- a CDS encoding ankyrin repeat domain-containing protein, which yields MENKLPPETLGEKIVGANWEGDIAFLQKMADTGQFNPLHITESEQWNYLHRANLINPSPVETVKFYLDKGVEVNAQDVYGMTPLHYAMRAKNGDAAMALLEAGADPNIPNIDNTIPLAMIGGMPERLDVLEKMLQCGANVHYKSGNSGLEILELIKTYFSEEEAFKTIIAIMEKYA from the coding sequence ATGGAAAATAAATTACCCCCTGAGACTCTTGGCGAAAAAATTGTTGGTGCAAACTGGGAAGGCGATATAGCTTTTCTGCAAAAGATGGCGGATACAGGCCAATTTAATCCGTTACATATCACCGAATCAGAACAATGGAATTATTTACACCGTGCCAATTTAATCAACCCATCCCCAGTAGAAACTGTCAAGTTTTATCTGGACAAAGGCGTAGAGGTAAACGCACAGGATGTTTACGGCATGACGCCGCTGCACTACGCAATGCGTGCGAAAAATGGCGATGCGGCAATGGCATTGCTGGAAGCGGGGGCCGACCCGAATATTCCGAATATAGACAACACCATTCCTTTGGCAATGATAGGCGGAATGCCGGAGAGGTTGGACGTATTGGAGAAAATGCTTCAATGCGGTGCGAATGTGCATTACAAGAGCGGCAACAGCGGGCTGGAAATTTTAGAATTAATCAAAACGTATTTTTCGGAAGAAGAAGCGTTTAAAACCATTATTGCAATAATGGAAAAGTATGCCTGA
- a CDS encoding RHS domain-containing protein, which translates to MAGYSQTAVKRSYGYDRTGNLTHSTDQRTGTTQFEYDKLGRITKAGSELFAFDPAHNILSDDLNAIPDNRLKTYNGTTYYYDDLGNLIHRELADGEVQNYFYDLHDQLVKAEIFKKDGSKETWVYTYDALGRRIGKGRLKNEEVSDGLEEETGFVWDGSHLLQEINSGGRYTYIYADQDSYEPLAQVRDWTTEDGESRQQTHYFHCDQIGIPREMTDKDGNLLWFGNYTS; encoded by the coding sequence GTGGCGGGTTATAGCCAAACCGCCGTCAAACGCAGCTACGGCTACGACCGTACCGGCAACCTGACCCACAGCACCGACCAACGGACGGGAACGACCCAGTTCGAGTATGACAAACTGGGCAGGATTACTAAAGCCGGCAGCGAACTGTTCGCCTTCGACCCCGCGCACAATATCCTTTCAGACGACCTCAATGCCATCCCCGACAACCGCCTGAAAACCTACAACGGCACGACCTATTACTACGACGACCTCGGCAACCTGATCCACCGCGAACTGGCCGACGGCGAAGTGCAGAACTATTTCTACGATCTGCACGACCAACTGGTTAAAGCTGAAATCTTCAAAAAAGACGGCAGCAAAGAAACTTGGGTGTACACCTACGACGCCTTGGGCAGAAGGATAGGAAAAGGTCGTCTGAAAAACGAAGAAGTTTCAGACGGCCTCGAAGAGGAAACCGGATTCGTTTGGGACGGCAGCCATCTGCTGCAAGAAATCAACTCGGGCGGCAGGTATACCTATATCTACGCCGACCAAGATTCCTACGAGCCGCTGGCACAAGTCCGCGATTGGACAACCGAAGACGGCGAAAGCCGACAACAGACCCACTACTTCCACTGCGACCAAATCGGTATCCCAAGGGAGATGACCGATAAGGACGGCAATTTACTGTGGTTCGGTAACTACACCAGCTGA